Proteins encoded in a region of the Rhea pennata isolate bPtePen1 unplaced genomic scaffold, bPtePen1.pri scaffold_40, whole genome shotgun sequence genome:
- the LOC134154750 gene encoding P2X purinoceptor 2-like, giving the protein MAPQFPILIKRNIHFPCFGFSKDVHVEEINGGVVINWNCNLGLPETDCNPHYSFHCPDPKTTVPGSGTCSPASSSWSCCGWSPSLGPSTCLPRRSAKYYKWNGTHTRVLIKACGIHIDVIVQGQAGKFSLIPTVINLAVALTSLGMGSFLWDWILLSCMNKDQVYSSRKFEQAPP; this is encoded by the exons ATGGCACCACAGTTCCCCATCCTTATCAAGAGGAACATCCACTTCCCCTGCTTCGGCTTCTCCAAGGATGTCCATGTGGAAGAGATCAAT GGTGGGGTGGTCATCAACTGGAACTGTAACCTGGGCCTGCCTGAAACCGACTGCAACCCCCACTACTCCTTCCACTGCCCCGATCCCAAGACCACTGTCCCAGGCAGTGGCACTTGCAGTCCTGCATCCTCCTCCtggtcctgctgtggctggtcCCCATCACTGGGCCCTTCTACCTGTCTCCCCAGGAGGTCTGCGAAGTATTACAAATGGAACGGGACCCACACACGAGTGTTGATCAAGGCCTGTGGGATCCATATTGATGTCATCGTGCAGGGCCAG gcagggaagttTAGCCTGATCCCCACTGTCATCAACCTGGCCGTGGCTCTGACCTCGCTGGGAATG GGCTCCTTCCTCTGGGACTGGATCCTGCTGAGCTGCATGAACAAGGACCAGGtgtacagcagcaggaaatttgaGCAGGCACCACCCTAG